CTGCTGGCAGGTCATCGCGTCATTGCTGACATAGTCGGGCAGGGTGGAATAGCTGATCGGCCAGAAATAGCCGTCGCTCAGCCGCACGCATACGGTCCGCACCGTCTGGTAGCCCTGATAGCCCCAATAGCCGCCGCTATCCACCATCTGCCCGTCGGTGAAGTCCCCCTCCGACGTCGTGCCGAAAATGCGGTCGAAAACCGACTGGCGCTCATTGGTGAAGGTCGCGCTCGACCCCTGGTTCGTGCCGCAGCCGAACCGCGCCATTTCCTGCAAAATGGCTTCGCGCTGGGCGCCCACCGCATTGGCTGTGTCGACCTGCTGGGCCACGCTGGCGGCCACGTCGCGCAGCCGCAGCACTTCGCGCCCGATCTGCTGGCATTGCGGCGTCAGCCTGATGCCCGCCTTGGCGGCATCATTGCATCCGTCGCGCACATAGCGGCTTTCCATCGCCTGCACATCGCGCTGCGCCTGCCGCGCCGCCTGCGAATTGCCGCCCATCTGCTGATAGGACGAATTGCCGTCGAACTGCCGCAACGCCGCTTCGAGCTGCCGGCATTGCGCGGCCTGCGCATAGGCCACGTTGACGTCAAGCAACACGCAGATCACAGCCAGCACCGTCAATATCAGGGCGCGCGCGCCGTTCCTGGCCAACAAGCTCGGTCAATCCTCTTCATGGGGCGCGCCGCGCGCCCAATTCATCCGCCCTTAAGACAACGCTAGGACCGATTGCAACATTATAGTGCGGTGACGGCGTTGTGGTAGCGCCGCAAGGCCACACGTTTGCGAGAATGCATCCCCGATGAAGCTAGCCACGCTCAGAAATAACCGCCCCGATGGCCAGCTCGTCGTGCTCTCCGCCGACAGCACCCGCTTCGTCTCCGCCACCCGCATCGCGCCCACTTTGCAGGCCGCCCTCGATGACTGGACCGCCCATGCGCCGGCCCTTTCCGCCCTTGCCGCCCAGCTCGATGCCGGCGCCATAGCCGGCCAGGTCTTCGATCCCGCCCAGGCCCTGGCGCCCCTGCCGCGCGCCTATCAGTGGATCGATGGCTCGGGCTATCTCAATCATCTCGAACGCGTCCGCACCCTCAAGGGCAGCAAGGACGAAGAACTGCAATCCACCCGTCCGCTGCTCTATCAGGGCGGCTCCGATTCGCTGCTCGCGCCCACAGATCCCATCCGCGTCACCGATCCCGATCTCGCCCTCGATTTCGAGGCCGAAGCGGCCGTCATCATCGGCCCGGTCCCCATGGGCGCCACCAAGGCCCAGGCATCATCAGCCATCCGCCTCGTCACCGTCTGCAACGACATTTCCTTGCGCCGTCTCGTGGCCGATGACCTGCAGAACGGCTTCGGCTTCTTCCACGCCAAGCCCTCCACCAGCTTCGCTCCCATCGTCGCCACGCCCGAAAGCCTCGGCACCGCCTGGCGCGACAATCGCCTGCACCTGCCCGTGCGCATCGAGGTCAACGGCAATCTCTACGGCCAGCCCAATGCCGGCACCGACATGCATTTCGATTTCGCCGACCTCATCGTCGAAGCCGCCCGCACCCGCCCGCTCGCCGCGGGCACCATTATCGGCGGCGGTACCATTTCCAACAGCCACGACGAGACCCTGCCCATCAAGCGCGACGGCATCGGCTTCGCCTGCATCGCCGAGGCCCGCACCGTCGAAAAGCTGAAATACGGCCGCGCCCGAACCCCCTTCCTCAAGCCCGGCGACGTGATCCGCATCGGCGCCCTCTCCCCCAACGGCCAATCCACCTTCGGCGACATGGTGCAGACAGTCACGCTGGTCTGAGGCCGGTTCTTGCTCGCCCTCTCCCCTTGAGGGAGAGGGTGGAAATCCGCGTTCAACGGATTTCCGGGTGAGGGGTCCTGCGCTGGCCCATGCTTCAATGCTCGTGGAAGAAACCCCTCATCCGCCCTTCGGGCACCTTCTCCCTCAAGGGGAGAAGGCAAGAGCCCAGGCATCGGAGATAAATACCTCGGGGGAGGGGGTGTCGGAGCGGCGGCACACCGGGTCGGTCAAATCACCCCGTCTTCAGCACAACCACTCCATTTCCTTTTCGGCTTGCTTTCCGCCCGCGCTCCGGTCAATCTCCCCGCCCATGAAGACCGGCATCATTCTGATTAACCGCTGCATTATTACCTGCTAACCACTGGTTGGCGGCGCGGTCTTCTTCATCCTGATTTTCTGATACCCGAAGAGCCGTACGCCAGCGCAACTCCGCATGGCCAGGATACGGACGCCTATGACAACGCCGCAGCTTTCCCTCTACAACACGCTCACCCGCACCAGGGAGGCTTTCACGCCCCTCGATGCGAACAATGTGCGCATGTATGTCTGCGGCCCCACGGTCTATGACTTCGCCCATATCGGCAATGCCCGCCCGGTCATCGTCTTCGACCTGCTGTTCCGCCTGCTGCGCCATGTCTACGGCGCCACCCACGTCACCTATGCCCGCAACATCACCGACGTCGATGACAAGATCAACGCCCGCGCCTTGCGCGATTTCCCCGATCTGCCGCTCAACGAGGCCATCCGCCGCGTCACGGAAAAGACCGAAGCCCAGTTCCTGTCCGACGCCAAGGCTCTCGGCGCACTCGATCCCACCATCCAGCCTCGCGCCACCGACAATATCGCCGAAATGCAGGCCCTGATCGGCAGCCTCATCCAACGCAATCACGCCTATAACGCTGCTGGCGAAGTCCTGTTCGACGTCAAGTCCATGCCCGATTACGGCCAACTCTCCGGCCGCAATCTCGAAGACAATCTTGCCGGCGCCCGCATCGCTGTCGAAGCGCACAAGAAGAACCCCGCCGATTTCGTGCTCTGGAAACAGTCCGCCGCCACCGAACCCGGCTGGGACAGCCCCTGGGGCCGCGGCCGCCCCGGCTGGCATATCGAATGCTCGGCCATGTCCGAGCGCTATCTCGGCCAGACCTTCGACATCCATGGCGGCGGGCTCGATCTCATCTTCCCGCACCACGAAAACGAGATCGCCCAGTCCCGCTGCGCCCACGGCACCCATGCCATGGCCAATATCTGGATGCATAATGGCTTCCTGCAGGTCGAAGGCCAGAAGATGAGCAAGAGCCTGGGCAATTTCGTCACCATCAACCAGTTGCTTCGCACGAGCAAATTTGGTGGCCGACGCTGGCCCGGTAGCGTGCTTCGACTGGCCATGCTTATGACGCACTATCGCGAGCCAATAGACTTCTCCACGCGCCGGCTGCACGAAGCAGAGTCGAAACTGCTTAAGTGGCAGGATTTTGCATCTGACCGGACCTATCGAGTTGCGTCACGAGACGTCTTTGATCGTTTTGTTCGCATTCTCGAAGATGATCTCGATACAGTTGGTGCGTTCTCCTATTTGGACCGTGTCGTCAAAGGAGAAGACGAGCGAAAGGGTCACCGTGCCGCGGTAAACAAGATACTGAAGTTCATGGGCCTTCCTGGTGCTGAGAGCAAAGCAACAAAAATAGCCCGCTCTCTTAGGACTATGGATGGTTTAGTCGCAACTTTGAAAAAAAGCGGCTGGAGCGACATGTTTCATGATCTTTCAAAGGGAGGTCGTTTTAGGTCGGGGGAGATTAAGCCCGAAGCAGAGATTGTTGGGCGACTTGACCGCTTGGTTGCAGCTTATGCGGCGGCTCGACCGAAACATCTCGCACTTCCAGACGATGTTTTGTCTGAGCTGAGCTTGCTCGAGACGGCAACGCTGGACCCCATCGAAGCTGCCATTGCCGCCCGCCTCGAAGCGCTCAACAACAAGGACTTCGCCAAAGCCGACGCCATCCGCAACGAGCTGTCCGAGCAGGGCATCTCCCTGATGGACTACAAGGACGAGCAGGGTCAGCGCGCGACGAAATGGGAGATGAAGCGGTGAGCGCAGTACCTGCGGAACCAGCCCCTCACCCGTCTCGGCCTCCGGCCGATCCACCCCTCTCCCTCAAGGGGAGAGGGAAACACCGCGCTTGCGGCAAACACGGAGTCCCCTTCTCCCCTTGAGGGAGAAGGTGCCCGAAGGGCGGATGAGGGGTCTGCGATGCACAAGCGAGCGCGGACCGATTGGCGAACCGCCAAAACCCCTCACTTGCGAACCTTTGCCAAGACAATGCGGCACGCGCCGACCGAAGCCGAACAAAAGCTGGGGCTGCTCCTGCGCAATCGCCGTTTCGTCGGCTACAAGTTTCGCCGGCAACTGCCCGTCGGCCAGTACATTGTCGATTTTGCGTGCCTGTCTGCCAAACTGATCGTCGAAGCCGACGGCTCCCAGCACGCCGAGTCCGCGACCGACGTCACGCGTGACGCCTACCTTCGGTCGCAAGGCTTCCGCCTCCTCCGTCTCCGCAACGATCACATCGTCACCCGCCCCGACGACATCCTCGATGTTATCTGGACCGCGCTTCACGCAACACCGGAGACCCCCTGATGGACCGCTACGCCATGCAAGTCAGCGGCGGCTGCCAATGTGGCGCCGTGCGCTATCACGCCACCGAAATGTTCGATAACGCCCATATCTGCCACTGCCGCATGTGCCAGAAGGCCGTCGGCAACATCTTCGCCGCCCTGGTCGCTGCCCCGCGCGAGGTCATCACCTGGACGCGCGGCACCCCGGCGCGCTTTCGCAGTTCCGAACATGTCGACCGTGGCTATTGCCGCGATTGCGGCACGCCGCTCTTCTACGACAATACCGAGGGCAACCGGGTCAATTTCACCATCGGCTCGCTCGATCATCCCGAGCTGTTCCCGCCCCATGCCAATACCGGCAATGAAGGCCGCGTCCCCTGGTTCGATACGCTGACATCGATCGAAAACGGCGGCGAGACCGAGACCGGCCAGGAAGACTGGGCCTCGGCCATCAAATCCACCAATCACCAGCATCCCGACCACGACACGGCCGTCTGGCCGCCGAAGTCCGAGTAAGACCATGTCCAAAGAACGCCTCTACCTCTTCGACACCACCCTGCGCGATGGCGCGCAGACGGCTGGCATCGAGTTCTCCCTCGAGGACAAGATTTCCATTTGCCGCCTGCTCGAGGAATTGGGCGTCGATTATGTCGAAGGCGGCTATCCCGGCGCCAACCCGGTCGATACCGAATTTTTCGATCGCAAGCGCACCGGCAAGGCGAAATTCACCGCCTTCGGCATGACCAAAGGGCAGGGCGCTCCGCCGCCAACGATCCGGGTGTGCAGGCTCTGGTCAATTCGGCGGCCGACGCCACCTGCTTTGTCGCCAAGACCTGGGATCACCAGGTCAAGGTCGCGCTCGAAATCACGCTGGAGGAAAATCTCGACAATCTCCGCGACACCGTCGCCACCGCAGTCGCCTCGGGCAAGGAAGCGCTGATCGATTGCGAGCACTTCTTCGATGGCTTCAAGGCCAATCCCGATTATGCCCTGTCCTGCGTCAAGGCCGCCCTCGATGCCGGCGCCCGCTGGGTCGTTCTCTGCGACACCAATGGCGGCACGATGCCCTCCGAGGTGACCGCTATTGTTAACAGTGTGCTGTCAATAGCGCCGGGGTCGCGATTGGGAATCCACGCCCATGACGATACCGGCCAGGCCGTCGCCAATACCCTGGCCGCGGTCGATGCCGGCGTCCGCCAGGTCCAGGGCACGCTCAA
This sequence is a window from Devosia ginsengisoli. Protein-coding genes within it:
- a CDS encoding endonuclease domain-containing protein; this translates as MHKRARTDWRTAKTPHLRTFAKTMRHAPTEAEQKLGLLLRNRRFVGYKFRRQLPVGQYIVDFACLSAKLIVEADGSQHAESATDVTRDAYLRSQGFRLLRLRNDHIVTRPDDILDVIWTALHATPETP
- a CDS encoding DUF2865 domain-containing protein, with translation MLARNGARALILTVLAVICVLLDVNVAYAQAAQCRQLEAALRQFDGNSSYQQMGGNSQAARQAQRDVQAMESRYVRDGCNDAAKAGIRLTPQCQQIGREVLRLRDVAASVAQQVDTANAVGAQREAILQEMARFGCGTNQGSSATFTNERQSVFDRIFGTTSEGDFTDGQMVDSGGYWGYQGYQTVRTVCVRLSDGYFWPISYSTLPDYVSNDAMTCQQSCPTTAVELYFYDNPGQEPEQMRNQYGQPYTALPTAFAYRDALDTSPSASCKVAPQTDGRMTVAERADGSSRTMIEVEGVTFPLPLRDPRGVAPVQAPIEAPLETATLVDVPLPRPRPAGPGETPVTRPVQAATETELRLVQFGNKVVRVVGPDTPYAQPTGAGT
- a CDS encoding CysS/YqeB C-terminal domain-containing protein is translated as MFHDLSKGGRFRSGEIKPEAEIVGRLDRLVAAYAAARPKHLALPDDVLSELSLLETATLDPIEAAIAARLEALNNKDFAKADAIRNELSEQGISLMDYKDEQGQRATKWEMKR
- a CDS encoding fumarylacetoacetate hydrolase family protein, whose product is MKLATLRNNRPDGQLVVLSADSTRFVSATRIAPTLQAALDDWTAHAPALSALAAQLDAGAIAGQVFDPAQALAPLPRAYQWIDGSGYLNHLERVRTLKGSKDEELQSTRPLLYQGGSDSLLAPTDPIRVTDPDLALDFEAEAAVIIGPVPMGATKAQASSAIRLVTVCNDISLRRLVADDLQNGFGFFHAKPSTSFAPIVATPESLGTAWRDNRLHLPVRIEVNGNLYGQPNAGTDMHFDFADLIVEAARTRPLAAGTIIGGGTISNSHDETLPIKRDGIGFACIAEARTVEKLKYGRARTPFLKPGDVIRIGALSPNGQSTFGDMVQTVTLV
- a CDS encoding GFA family protein, giving the protein MDRYAMQVSGGCQCGAVRYHATEMFDNAHICHCRMCQKAVGNIFAALVAAPREVITWTRGTPARFRSSEHVDRGYCRDCGTPLFYDNTEGNRVNFTIGSLDHPELFPPHANTGNEGRVPWFDTLTSIENGGETETGQEDWASAIKSTNHQHPDHDTAVWPPKSE